A genome region from Coregonus clupeaformis isolate EN_2021a unplaced genomic scaffold, ASM2061545v1 scaf0248, whole genome shotgun sequence includes the following:
- the LOC121541367 gene encoding sialoadhesin-like, with product MWTRWEYWKTLTCSTTCTLIGNPTYIWYKNGQHLDESTYKVKYSVSSNYEDGYSCAVKGHEDLRSPAVCVQGQDCNRVTYTKRRICVLKGSSVDISCTYGSGYDTVTSSLWFSPKQSARWSGKLIPEDITTDPGYAGRVEYGGEKERGHSTLRITDLREEDSAEYKFIFNTHTSRWGYSFTGTTLTVTDVVLEMDPTSVSERENVTLTCRTKCTLDPITAYSWYKNGQPIPNSNTYSPVYSLFPASSEDAGRYSCAVEGHEDLPSPEDTLTVRLTDISST from the exons ATGTGGACAAGATGGGAGTATTGGAAGACACTGACCTGCAGCACCACCTGTACCCTGATTGGTAACCCCACCTACATCTGGTACAAGAACGGACAACATCTAGATGAGAGCACCTACAAGGTCAAATACTCAGTCTCCAGTAACTATGAAGACGGCTACTCCTGTGCTGTAAAAGGCCATGAGGATCTCCGGTCTCCTGCAGTCT GTGTCCAGGGTCAGGACTGCAACAGAGTGACTTACACCAAGAGGAGAATCTGTGTCTTGAAGGGGTCATCAGTGGACATATCATGTACTTATGGCAGTGGTTATGATACCGTCACATCATCACTCTGGTTTAGTCCTAAACAGAGTGCTAGGTGGAGTGGTAAGTTGATCCCTGAGGACATAACCACAGACCCAGGGTATGCAGGTCGTGTGGAGTatggtggagagaaggagagaggtcaCTCCACCCTGAGAATCACAGATCTGAGAGAAGAGGACTCAGCTGAGTACAAGTTCATATTCAACACACATACATCAAGATGGGGATACAGCTTCACTGGAACAACTCTGACTGTCACAG ATGTTGTGTTGGAGATGGATCCTACATCTGTGTCAGAGAGGGAGAATGTCACACTGACATGTAGAACCAAATGTACACTGGACCCCATCACAGCCTACAGTTGGTATAAGAATGGACAGCCTATACCAAACAGCAACACCTACTCTCCTGTCTATAGCCTATTCCCAGCCAGCAGTGAGGATGCAGGCAGATACTCCTGTGCTGTGGAAGGCCATGAGGATCTCCCCTCTCCTGAAGACACTCTCACTGTCAGAT TGACAGATATTAGCTCCACATGA